The nucleotide window TCGTGCGGACGTGGGGCGGCTGCGCGCCCCTCGCCCGCTACAAAGACCGGACCGTCCTCGCGAGGCAGGGCAACCTCATCGGCTCGGCGTTCCATCCCGAGCTGGGCGGCGACCTCCGAATCCACCGCGGGTTCCTCGATCTCGTCTAGCGCTCCTCCATGGAGGGGAGTCCGCCATTTGCTCAAACCTGGCAGGGAAGAACGGTGGCGGTTGACTACGGACGAAGGTCACGAGGCCCCGGTCTGCGAGCGGGATGCCGTTCCGACCAACTGGGCGGAAAGCCCATCCGGCCAGTGAAAGAAAAGGGGCGGAAGATCGTCGAGCCGTTTCCGACTCTTTGGACGGAAATGCATAGTCGCCGCGCGCGGTCATTTCCGACCAAAAGGACGGAAGTCAGCCGATCGCAGCGGACGTGATCTCGTGATCGATCCGGTGGGATTCTAGGAAGGCCTGGATGTCTCCCAGGAGAGATGGCCGGACGAAGAGGACGGACTGGCCGAGGTATCGTACGCCGTCCCGTTCCGCGAACCCAGGGCGACGGTATACCTTTCCGCCGTGCACGCTCGTATCGCCGTAGACAAACCGCCGCAACCGCGCCGCTGTCGCCGCATCCGAGCTGTCGACATCCCAAGTAACGAGAAATCCCGATTCACGAGGCCTCCGTTTTCCCTGCCGCACCCTCCGCATCGTGGACTTTCGAGCCATCTTTCCGACCATTTGGACGGAAGGACTCGGTGCGTCGTCAATGTTCATGGAGGAGGGATGTGCGAAAGTGAAAATCCGCCTTGCGTCGGGTAGATTCGTAAGGCCTTTCAGACCCTGGTGCAGAAGCCCGCACAGGTCTCGCTCGATGGGCAGCCGGGCCGCAATCCCGGACAGTTTCCCGGAAGCGGTGCTAGAACAGGACGATCACAAGGGCGCCGAGGGCGATCGCTCCGCTCAGGGTAACGTACAGCGCCGGCCGTAGGACCGCCATCGTCGAGCTGATCGACGTCGTGAGGCGCGAGGCGGATTGCGGCCCGAAGATCCGGAACTCCGGGATCTCGCCGGCGAACGCGGCGGCGTCGGCCGGCTCGAGACCTGCCACCGCCTCGGTGACCGCCGCCTCCGTCTGCGCCAGGATCGTCTCGCGATCGAGCACCGCGCCCACCGCGTTGAAGCCGTCCATCGTCAGGTTGACGGAGTGGTTGTCCGTGGTCATCGCCTCGGACTCGCCGACGATTCCGGAGACCCGCGCGCGGAGGTCGTCCCGGATCCCCGGGACCATGTTGTTCCCGTCGAAGAGGATGTACGCGGTCCGCTGCCCGCCCGTCTCGACGACGAGCGCCTCGATGCCGCGCGCCCCGATCCCTTGGTCCGGCGAAGCGAATCCGCGGCGCGACGCGTACCCGACCCGCGGCCGGCTCTTCGGCGCCTTCAGCGCGGCCTCGGTGGCGGCCTTCGCGGCCTCGATGATCTCGTGGCTCCGCTGGCTGCCGAACAGTGTGAGGCCGACGCCCGGCTCGAGGCAGTTGTGCGCGTCGACGAAGATTGCGTCCCGTGCGCCGAGGATCCGCGCCTCCTGGACCGCCGCGTGGCCGGTCGCGCTGTCGATGTCGTCCGTCGGGTTCGGGGCGAACGACGCGACGATCAGGACGACGTCGCCAAACGCCTGCGCGAGCGCCGACGCCCGGGCGAACGAAGCGCGGCACGAGCGGCCCACCCGGACGCCGTACTCCGCGGTCGTCGAGAGCGCCCGCACGGCGTCGGAGACTTTCTGCACTTCCGCCGACGTGGCGGGGTTCTCGTCGTGGGTCGTCGGGCCGTGGGCGACGAGGACGTTCGGCGTGAGGTCGGAGAGGCCGCGGGCCACCTTCGACGGGAGGTCGCTCCCGCTCACGTATCCCATCGGGCCCGGATGGACCGTCGGCGCAACAAACAGCGCCTTCACGCCCCTCGAGGTCCGGAAGGCGAGGCCGCCCACCCGGACGCGGGCCGCGACGCTGATCGAGTGGAAGAACCCTTCCAGCTCGGCGATGCCCGCTTCCTCCGGCTCCGCGTAGTGGTCGAGCGTGAAGCGCAGGAGCTTCAGGCCGTCGACGCCGAACGAGCGGAGGAGGGGCCGCTTCGCGATTTCCGCGTACGCGACGGCGCTGCCGAAGAACAACGCGAACACGGAGAGCGCGATCGCGACGTCCGCGGGTCCGAAGGCCGGCACGAACAGCGCGAGGCCCGCGAGGCCGAGGAGCGGATGGAGGGAGGCAGCGGGGAGCGAGCGCAGGTGCTTCGAGTTCGACGTCGCGGACAGGATGACCTCGCGGACCCACAGGATCGCGCCGTACCCGAGGACCACGACCCGGTCGATCCGGAACGCGTACGTCACGCCGCCGAAGATCGAGTACGCGGACCAGACGACCACGGCGAAGAGTTCGAACGAACCCAGGAAGATGAGCCCGACGAAGACGAGGAGGAACGATCGGCGGAAGTACATGCGGCCCCCGAGGCGCTCCGCCACGGGGACGGTCCCCAGCGCCGCGACGCAGGCGGGCAGCGCGATCGCGACCGTGCCGACGGCGACCCGCCCCGCATCGAGGGACGGGTACACGAGCAGGTACGCCTCCACGGCCGCGAACGCGAGGATCGGGACGACCATCCGCTGCGGCCTCGGGGACAGGAACAGGCGGCGGGCCAGGCGCGTCGTCTCCGCTTGGCTCTCCGCCACCGTCGTCGGGCGGCGCGCCTGCATTCAGTCCGCCTTCACGGCCTGGATGATGCGCCGCAACGCGTCGCCTTCGCGCGCCACCTCGACGATCGTCCCCGTGACGACGACGTCCGCGCCCGCGCGCGAGACCGCCGACGCCGCTTCGGGCGTGCGGATCCCGCCGCCGACGACGACCGGGATCCCGATCGCCTCGTGGACGGCGCGGATCAGCCGGTCCGGCACGGGCTCCGGCGCGCCGCTCCCCGCCTCGAGGTAGACGAGCTTCATGCCGAGCATCTGCGCCGCGAGGGCGTACTGCACCGCGACGATCGGGTTCTTCCGCGCGATGAGGTCCGCGTCCCCGACTTCACCCGCCCGCATCCCCGGCTCGACGACGAGGTAGGCCATCGGGATCGTCTCGATCCCCCACGCCGCCACGATCGGCGCGGCGAGGCGTTGCTCGCCGATGATCAGCCGCGGATCCCGGCTGTTCAGCAGGCTCATGAAGTACAAGGCGTCCGCGTGGGGGGAGAGGTTGCGTGCGTTCGCCGGGAACAGGATGACGGGCAGCTTCGCGGCGTCCTTGATCGCGAGGACCGTCGCGTCGACCTTGTCTTGCGTCACCCCGGTCGAGCCGCCCACCATCACGGCGTCCGTCCCGGCCTGGGCGGCCTCTGCCGCGATCG belongs to Thermoplasmata archaeon and includes:
- a CDS encoding DUF2070 family protein encodes the protein MQARRPTTVAESQAETTRLARRLFLSPRPQRMVVPILAFAAVEAYLLVYPSLDAGRVAVGTVAIALPACVAALGTVPVAERLGGRMYFRRSFLLVFVGLIFLGSFELFAVVVWSAYSIFGGVTYAFRIDRVVVLGYGAILWVREVILSATSNSKHLRSLPAASLHPLLGLAGLALFVPAFGPADVAIALSVFALFFGSAVAYAEIAKRPLLRSFGVDGLKLLRFTLDHYAEPEEAGIAELEGFFHSISVAARVRVGGLAFRTSRGVKALFVAPTVHPGPMGYVSGSDLPSKVARGLSDLTPNVLVAHGPTTHDENPATSAEVQKVSDAVRALSTTAEYGVRVGRSCRASFARASALAQAFGDVVLIVASFAPNPTDDIDSATGHAAVQEARILGARDAIFVDAHNCLEPGVGLTLFGSQRSHEIIEAAKAATEAALKAPKSRPRVGYASRRGFASPDQGIGARGIEALVVETGGQRTAYILFDGNNMVPGIRDDLRARVSGIVGESEAMTTDNHSVNLTMDGFNAVGAVLDRETILAQTEAAVTEAVAGLEPADAAAFAGEIPEFRIFGPQSASRLTTSISSTMAVLRPALYVTLSGAIALGALVIVLF
- a CDS encoding geranylgeranylglyceryl/heptaprenylglyceryl phosphate synthase, with amino-acid sequence MNVYEYIVGRRKERRLHMTLLDPEKQTAQDAGTIAAEAAQAGTDAVMVGGSTGVTQDKVDATVLAIKDAAKLPVILFPANARNLSPHADALYFMSLLNSRDPRLIIGEQRLAAPIVAAWGIETIPMAYLVVEPGMRAGEVGDADLIARKNPIVAVQYALAAQMLGMKLVYLEAGSGAPEPVPDRLIRAVHEAIGIPVVVGGGIRTPEAASAVSRAGADVVVTGTIVEVAREGDALRRIIQAVKAD